From Carbonactinospora thermoautotrophica, the proteins below share one genomic window:
- a CDS encoding helix-turn-helix domain-containing protein, translated as MTVHHGNGERDGQTPVPNHQLRALRQQRNWSQQEFAEAIRDQAMAMGLNLACDEKRVGRWERGEVRWPSPAYRRVLQAVLNVPVSEMGFVPPAGDGSGDPAEPDTATPPEGAPVIPPQAVPATPPGGVTAVRRHAANVPPADGVPGTAPPGAAPLGPGTPAGGVPVTPITGVPVLSGVAYPIAQPPLGYPAAGHPAPGPGDAAVPLAGEGLEMLETLEAFELIRRLEASDVGGGMLEALCLKVDRLCRDYPHLDAQALRVQAAPHLRYVINLLDGRLTLAQHRELLVIGGWLSALLGCVYYDMGHREAALASCEAAFRFGDQAGHRELMAWSYEMRAWFALSEGRYREVIELARAGQETCRGDSNARVQLTLQEAKGWARLGREQEAREAMERGWAALERLPVPEHPEHHFVFDRTKYDFYVASCFQWLGRDDQAERFAAKVFADCESRRPGWPMRYAETKIGLGVIAARRGDLEQAVANGLEALGIERKSGPSLMARAQELLVVLNDRYPKERLTAEYRERYLAARQEFDRPLPELDLDAFGHRPSVANAPVRPDTDGVICPACRERRHEDCRGGTWCDCQHRTSREVEPATGAAGE; from the coding sequence ATGACGGTGCACCACGGCAACGGGGAACGCGACGGGCAGACCCCGGTGCCGAATCACCAGCTCCGGGCCCTGCGACAGCAACGGAACTGGAGCCAGCAGGAGTTCGCCGAGGCGATCCGTGACCAGGCGATGGCCATGGGTCTCAACCTGGCGTGCGACGAGAAGCGGGTCGGCCGGTGGGAGCGCGGGGAGGTCCGCTGGCCGAGCCCGGCGTACCGGCGCGTCCTGCAGGCGGTGCTCAACGTGCCCGTGAGCGAGATGGGGTTCGTACCGCCGGCAGGCGACGGCTCCGGCGATCCCGCCGAGCCGGACACGGCCACGCCGCCGGAGGGCGCGCCGGTCATCCCGCCGCAGGCGGTGCCCGCTACCCCACCCGGCGGGGTAACGGCCGTGCGACGCCACGCCGCGAACGTGCCGCCCGCGGACGGCGTCCCGGGCACCGCTCCTCCCGGCGCCGCTCCCCTCGGCCCGGGGACGCCGGCGGGCGGGGTCCCGGTGACCCCGATCACGGGCGTCCCGGTCCTCAGCGGGGTCGCCTACCCGATCGCCCAACCGCCCCTGGGGTACCCGGCCGCCGGGCATCCCGCGCCGGGCCCCGGCGACGCCGCGGTACCGCTCGCCGGGGAGGGGCTGGAGATGCTGGAGACGCTGGAAGCGTTCGAACTGATCCGGCGGCTGGAGGCGTCCGACGTCGGCGGGGGCATGCTCGAGGCGCTGTGTCTGAAGGTGGACCGGCTGTGCCGGGACTACCCGCACCTGGACGCGCAGGCCCTGCGCGTCCAGGCCGCGCCGCACCTGCGGTACGTGATCAACCTGCTGGACGGCCGGCTCACGCTGGCCCAGCACCGTGAGCTGCTGGTGATCGGCGGCTGGCTGTCCGCCCTGCTCGGCTGCGTCTACTACGACATGGGACACCGCGAGGCCGCGCTGGCCAGCTGCGAGGCCGCGTTCCGCTTCGGCGACCAGGCCGGGCACCGGGAGCTGATGGCCTGGTCGTACGAGATGCGCGCCTGGTTCGCCCTGTCCGAGGGCCGCTACCGGGAGGTCATCGAGCTCGCCCGCGCCGGCCAGGAGACGTGCCGCGGCGACTCGAACGCACGCGTGCAGCTCACCCTCCAGGAGGCCAAGGGCTGGGCGCGGCTGGGTCGGGAGCAGGAGGCCCGGGAGGCCATGGAGCGCGGCTGGGCCGCGCTGGAACGGCTGCCCGTCCCCGAGCACCCCGAGCACCACTTCGTGTTCGACCGGACCAAGTACGACTTCTACGTCGCCTCCTGCTTCCAGTGGCTGGGCCGGGACGACCAGGCCGAGCGGTTCGCCGCGAAGGTGTTCGCGGACTGCGAGAGCCGACGGCCGGGCTGGCCGATGCGGTACGCCGAGACGAAGATCGGGCTTGGCGTCATCGCGGCCAGGCGCGGCGACTTGGAGCAGGCGGTCGCGAACGGCCTGGAGGCCCTGGGGATCGAACGCAAGTCCGGGCCGTCTCTCATGGCCCGGGCCCAGGAGCTGCTCGTCGTACTGAACGACCGGTACCCCAAGGAGCGGCTCACCGCGGAGTACCGCGAGCGGTACCTGGCCGCGCGTCAGGAGTTCGACCGGCCGCTGCCCGAGCTGGACCTGGACGCCTTCGGGCACCGGCCCTCGGTTGCGAACGCTCCCGTCCGACCCGACACTGACGGTGTGATCTGTCCGGCTTGCCGTGAACGTCGACACGAGGACTGCCGGGGCGGCACCTGGTGCGACTGCCAGCACCGGACCTCTCGCGAGGTGGAGCCCGCCACCGGAGCGGCCGGCGAGTGA